From the genome of Ignavibacteriales bacterium, one region includes:
- a CDS encoding DHCW motif cupin fold protein — protein sequence MKIENVPFTVIDWSKVVPKEFAGESGKAFWKIFEDGNIRVRIVEYTPGYLADHWCRRGHVIYILEGELITELKDGRVFKLTPGMSYQVADDNEPHRSRTETGTKMFVVD from the coding sequence ATGAAAATTGAAAATGTACCATTTACAGTAATTGATTGGAGCAAAGTTGTTCCAAAAGAATTTGCGGGGGAATCGGGAAAAGCTTTTTGGAAAATTTTTGAAGACGGAAATATTAGAGTTAGAATAGTGGAATACACTCCCGGTTATCTTGCGGATCACTGGTGCCGCCGCGGACATGTAATTTACATTTTAGAAGGTGAATTGATAACAGAATTGAAAGACGGTAGAGTTTTTAAACTTACACCGGGAATGAGTTATCAAGTTGCGGACGATAACGAACCGCACCGATCCAGAACTGAAACCGGCACTAAAATGTTTGTGGTTGATTAA
- a CDS encoding TonB-dependent receptor, with amino-acid sequence MKIIYGLILSWLITPQIYSQVKTDSLKIYNLGEIIVTSQQSNIIKSSSVFDIYLDRIESTGGTDLSKAVANNPGVYVSTSSKNESKIYLRGFDQREIAIFIDGVPIYQPYDGLVDLSNIPINAIEKITISKGMPSLLYGTNSMGGTINLLSKTSDRPLEVDVNLEYGFGNKESVGLNGIIDKIFYSLNGTFSKSGGFDLPKTFSSAKNENGGERKNSQFENRGGMLKLGVTDFLNIDLAYTLMLIDNEKGIPTDIYTSKPRYWRFSDWKKSINNLMFKTTVEKDFEIKGNLFFEQFKNILDSYDDANFKTQLKPYAFRSTYDDHSLGINLSSSFNIEQAGLTRLSLSYRKDVHKEEGNFNQGFKEYEADNLSLAAEQDLQIGNNLFIVAGAGINFLKPVYANGGELRSSTSIFNENFGVNYKPNEMISVHANLASKSRFPNLKEFYSETIGRYVSNLYLKPEQSLNAEIGISCIYSKQNNIGLTVFYSDIKNLIQEVSVNDGLKQFQNIGKAVLSGFEFTADYQIENFIINFSYTFLSAKDRSDKAASDILEYRPEQLISLIPSYSFKSGLNLVSEISYTGKEYGVNLDTGAFVPMPDYLLISFKAAQKIFENYTLYLRINNVLDKYYEADYGYPQAGREFLFGINIKW; translated from the coding sequence ATGAAAATTATTTACGGTTTAATCCTCTCTTGGTTAATTACACCACAAATTTATTCACAAGTGAAAACAGATTCGCTAAAGATTTACAATCTGGGCGAAATAATCGTAACCTCTCAACAGAGTAACATAATAAAATCATCAAGTGTATTTGATATCTATCTTGACAGAATAGAATCTACTGGCGGAACTGATTTATCAAAGGCAGTAGCGAATAATCCTGGGGTTTATGTATCAACATCTTCGAAAAACGAATCAAAAATTTATTTACGCGGTTTCGATCAAAGAGAAATCGCAATATTTATTGACGGTGTTCCTATTTATCAGCCATACGACGGACTAGTTGATTTAAGCAACATTCCGATTAATGCAATCGAAAAAATTACAATTAGTAAGGGAATGCCTTCTTTACTTTACGGAACCAATTCGATGGGTGGAACCATAAACCTTCTATCCAAAACGAGCGACCGTCCGCTAGAAGTAGATGTTAATCTGGAATACGGATTTGGAAATAAAGAATCAGTAGGTCTAAATGGCATAATAGATAAAATTTTCTATTCATTGAACGGAACGTTTTCAAAATCGGGCGGGTTTGATCTTCCAAAAACTTTTTCATCAGCAAAAAATGAAAACGGAGGAGAGAGAAAGAACAGTCAATTTGAAAACCGCGGCGGTATGTTAAAACTTGGTGTTACTGATTTTCTTAATATTGATTTAGCTTATACCCTTATGCTAATAGACAACGAAAAGGGGATTCCAACAGATATATATACTTCGAAGCCGCGTTATTGGAGATTTAGCGATTGGAAAAAGAGTATCAATAATCTGATGTTTAAAACAACCGTAGAAAAAGATTTTGAAATAAAAGGAAATCTGTTTTTCGAACAATTTAAAAATATTCTAGATTCTTATGATGACGCGAACTTTAAAACACAATTGAAACCTTACGCATTTCGCTCAACTTATGATGACCATTCTCTCGGCATAAATTTATCTTCTTCTTTTAATATAGAACAGGCAGGATTAACAAGATTATCTCTTTCATACAGAAAAGATGTTCATAAAGAGGAGGGAAATTTCAACCAGGGATTCAAAGAGTACGAAGCAGATAATTTAAGTTTAGCCGCTGAACAGGATCTTCAAATTGGTAATAATTTATTTATTGTAGCCGGTGCCGGTATTAATTTCTTAAAACCGGTTTATGCAAACGGAGGAGAACTTCGATCATCAACTTCTATTTTTAATGAAAACTTTGGTGTAAATTATAAACCAAATGAGATGATAAGTGTTCATGCAAATCTTGCTAGCAAAAGCCGGTTTCCAAATCTAAAGGAATTTTATAGCGAGACAATAGGACGCTATGTTTCTAATCTGTATCTGAAGCCGGAACAAAGCTTGAATGCAGAAATTGGAATTTCATGCATTTATTCTAAACAGAATAATATCGGGCTGACAGTTTTTTATTCTGATATTAAAAATTTGATTCAAGAGGTTTCGGTAAACGACGGATTAAAGCAATTCCAAAATATAGGGAAAGCTGTTTTATCCGGTTTTGAATTTACGGCAGATTATCAGATAGAAAATTTCATAATTAATTTTAGCTATACATTTCTTTCAGCAAAAGACAGATCCGACAAGGCAGCATCCGATATACTTGAATACAGACCCGAACAGTTGATTTCTCTGATTCCTTCTTATTCATTTAAATCCGGTCTTAACTTAGTGAGTGAAATATCTTATACCGGAAAAGAGTACGGTGTTAATCTTGACACAGGTGCATTTGTCCCTATGCCGGATTATTTGCTGATAAGTTTTAAGGCGGCGCAAAAGATATTTGAGAATTACACACTCTATCTAAGAATTAACAATGTATTGGATAAGTATTATGAAGCAGATTACGGATATCCTCAAGCCGGTAGAGAATTTCTGTTTGGAATAAATATCAAATGGTAA
- a CDS encoding 4Fe-4S binding protein: protein MSSKYIKNMDKPIQKIRFAVQIIFALLCIWIGIEFSQFVSYLESHGSGVFHQRPPGVEGFLPISSLMSVVYFIQTGQVHNVHPAGFFIFLAIAGVSLVFGKAFCSWMCPVGFISELVGDFGDKIWKKLFKRRIKLPRFIDYPLRMVKYLLLAFFAFAIFSMTETALAFFLSDTYNIAADVKMYYFFANISRFSLIVIGVLFMLSILIRNFWCRYLCPYGALLGLVGFLSPNKIKRNSASCIDCGLCAKACPSFIKVDKVITVRSDECTSCLSCVDVCPVENTLEVKNIFNRKKVSKKFIAAGVILIFIAITGIGMLSGNWQNKVSKDEYLIIHKKLDAIGHPTSPSEFEELNKSTQQGKVKVEEKVN, encoded by the coding sequence ATGAGTTCAAAGTATATAAAGAATATGGACAAGCCCATCCAGAAGATCAGATTTGCTGTTCAAATCATCTTTGCACTTCTCTGCATCTGGATTGGAATTGAGTTTTCACAATTTGTATCCTATCTAGAATCTCATGGATCGGGTGTTTTTCACCAGAGACCTCCCGGCGTAGAAGGATTTTTACCAATCAGTTCACTTATGAGTGTTGTGTATTTCATTCAAACAGGGCAAGTGCATAATGTTCATCCGGCAGGTTTTTTTATTTTTCTCGCTATTGCCGGAGTTTCATTGGTATTTGGAAAAGCTTTCTGCAGCTGGATGTGTCCGGTAGGTTTTATTTCTGAACTGGTTGGGGACTTTGGAGATAAAATATGGAAGAAACTTTTTAAACGCAGAATAAAACTTCCAAGGTTTATTGATTATCCATTACGGATGGTTAAATATTTACTTCTCGCATTCTTTGCTTTCGCGATTTTTTCTATGACAGAAACTGCGCTAGCGTTTTTCTTAAGCGACACATACAATATTGCTGCAGATGTTAAAATGTATTACTTCTTTGCAAATATTTCCAGGTTTTCTTTGATTGTAATTGGCGTTTTATTCATGCTATCAATACTTATAAGAAATTTCTGGTGCCGGTATTTATGTCCCTACGGTGCACTGCTTGGGCTGGTTGGATTTCTGAGTCCGAATAAAATAAAAAGAAATTCAGCGAGTTGTATTGATTGCGGATTGTGTGCAAAAGCTTGTCCCTCATTTATAAAAGTTGATAAGGTTATTACTGTTCGTTCGGATGAATGTACTTCGTGTTTGAGCTGTGTAGATGTGTGTCCAGTAGAAAATACTCTTGAAGTAAAAAATATATTTAACCGAAAAAAGGTTTCGAAAAAATTTATTGCTGCGGGTGTGATATTAATTTTTATTGCGATAACCGGAATTGGTATGCTAAGCGGAAATTGGCAGAATAAAGTCTCGAAAGATGAATACTTGATTATACACAAAAAATTAGACGCTATAGGGCATCCTACAAGTCCTTCCGAATTTGAAGAACTTAATAAGTCTACTCAACAAGGAAAAGTTAAAGTCGAAGAAAAAGTCAATTAG
- a CDS encoding 4Fe-4S binding protein produces MLRKIIKIDEEKCDGCGNCVPECHEGALQIIDGKARLISDLFCDGLGACLGNCPLEALTVEEREAEPYDEKKVMKYIAAGGTNVIKAHLVHLRNHQEFEYLTLALEYLRDNKIENPISSNELEENKSHRGCPGSQEMSIENIDDNEDGNDSRVSHLRQWPIQFHLVSPNAAYYRNSDFLLAADCCGFVYPDFQKDFLKRKSLAIACPKLDSNKQVYLEKLVTMINESNLKSITVLIMQVPCCGGLVQLVQQAIDISNSKIPTIITILSHTGEILQTSKLN; encoded by the coding sequence ATGCTTAGAAAAATCATAAAAATTGATGAAGAAAAGTGCGATGGTTGCGGAAATTGCGTTCCGGAATGCCATGAAGGTGCATTGCAGATTATAGACGGTAAAGCACGTTTGATCAGCGATCTCTTTTGTGATGGACTTGGAGCCTGTCTTGGAAACTGCCCTCTCGAAGCATTAACTGTCGAGGAGCGTGAAGCGGAACCTTACGATGAAAAGAAAGTAATGAAATATATTGCCGCCGGAGGAACAAACGTAATTAAAGCCCACCTTGTACATCTCCGTAATCATCAAGAATTTGAATACCTAACACTCGCTCTTGAATATTTACGCGACAACAAAATTGAAAATCCCATCTCTTCAAATGAACTTGAAGAAAATAAATCTCATCGCGGCTGTCCCGGTTCTCAAGAGATGAGTATTGAAAACATTGACGATAATGAAGATGGGAATGATTCCCGTGTTTCTCATTTAAGGCAGTGGCCGATACAGTTTCATCTTGTTTCACCGAACGCGGCATATTACAGAAATTCCGATTTCTTACTTGCAGCAGACTGCTGCGGATTTGTTTATCCCGATTTCCAAAAAGATTTCTTGAAAAGAAAATCACTTGCAATCGCATGCCCAAAGCTTGATTCCAATAAACAAGTCTATCTTGAAAAATTAGTAACAATGATTAACGAATCAAATCTAAAATCGATAACCGTATTAATAATGCAAGTACCTTGTTGCGGCGGTCTTGTACAGTTGGTTCAGCAAGCGATTGACATTTCTAATAGTAAGATTCCTACAATAATTACAATTTTGAGTCATACCGGAGAAATTTTACAAACCTCTAAATTGAATTGA
- the nirK gene encoding copper-containing nitrite reductase, which translates to MKSAIVTLRLLLIIVLSTLIMSCDSESSDQIIGEEHAQLTQAPYVPPAITRKHPTKVIVDLEVREVIKQLSDGVDYVFWTFGGDVPGSFIRVREGDLIEFHLHNHPLNKLPHNIDLHAVTGPGGGATSSFTAPGHTSIFSFTVKNPGLFVYHCATAPVGMHIANGMYGLILVEPKEGLPPVDREYYIMQSEFYTEGNYGDAGLQPFSMQKALTETPDYVVFNGSVGSLVGDKSLKANVGEKVRLYIGNGGPNLISSFHVIGEIFDQVYTEGGNYATQKNVQTTLIPAGGSSIVEFKVNVPGNFIMVDHSIFRAFNKGALGMLTVSGAEDKTIYSGKQKDELYSGSISTTSGVNPFTGELSKENGKEGYASKYSAGDSKVDENLLKTAMAEGSKASSPTEMFNIGQSVFNQSCVACHQADGKGIANVFPPLANSDWLKTHSKEEAIKNVIAGRTGELTVNNKTYNGIMPPQNLSDLQSAAVLTYVYKKFAGKDVAVSAEEVKKVRAAKK; encoded by the coding sequence ATGAAATCAGCAATTGTTACACTTAGACTACTTTTAATAATTGTATTGTCAACCCTAATAATGAGTTGTGACAGTGAATCCTCAGATCAAATAATCGGAGAAGAGCATGCGCAACTAACTCAAGCACCTTATGTCCCACCGGCAATTACAAGGAAACATCCGACAAAAGTTATTGTTGATCTGGAAGTGCGGGAAGTTATAAAGCAACTTTCTGATGGAGTTGATTATGTTTTTTGGACTTTCGGCGGCGATGTACCTGGAAGTTTTATTCGAGTCCGCGAAGGAGATTTAATTGAATTTCATCTTCACAATCATCCGCTCAATAAACTTCCTCACAATATTGATCTGCATGCCGTAACCGGACCTGGAGGAGGGGCAACATCTTCTTTTACGGCTCCAGGACATACATCAATTTTTTCATTCACAGTAAAAAATCCCGGACTATTTGTTTATCACTGCGCCACGGCTCCGGTTGGAATGCACATCGCAAATGGAATGTACGGTTTAATATTAGTTGAACCGAAAGAAGGATTGCCGCCAGTTGACCGCGAATATTACATAATGCAGAGTGAGTTTTATACAGAAGGAAATTACGGCGATGCCGGTCTGCAGCCGTTCAGTATGCAAAAAGCATTAACCGAAACACCGGATTATGTTGTATTCAACGGTTCGGTTGGTTCGTTGGTTGGCGATAAATCATTGAAAGCTAATGTCGGAGAAAAAGTTAGACTTTATATTGGAAACGGCGGACCGAATTTGATTTCATCATTTCATGTTATTGGAGAAATTTTTGATCAGGTGTACACCGAAGGGGGAAATTATGCAACTCAAAAAAATGTTCAGACAACATTGATTCCCGCCGGAGGTTCATCAATTGTAGAATTCAAAGTCAATGTACCGGGAAATTTCATAATGGTAGATCATTCGATTTTCCGGGCATTTAATAAAGGCGCTCTTGGAATGCTGACTGTTAGCGGAGCTGAAGATAAAACTATTTATTCGGGTAAACAGAAAGACGAACTTTATTCAGGCTCTATTTCTACTACCAGCGGGGTTAATCCTTTTACGGGTGAATTAAGTAAGGAAAACGGAAAAGAAGGATATGCTTCGAAATACTCAGCTGGTGACAGCAAGGTTGATGAGAATCTTTTAAAGACAGCAATGGCAGAAGGATCTAAAGCCTCTTCCCCAACAGAAATGTTCAACATAGGTCAAAGCGTTTTTAATCAGAGTTGTGTTGCGTGCCATCAAGCAGATGGGAAAGGAATTGCGAATGTATTTCCGCCGCTGGCGAATTCTGATTGGCTTAAAACCCATTCAAAAGAAGAAGCGATTAAAAATGTAATTGCCGGAAGAACAGGTGAATTGACAGTTAATAATAAAACATACAATGGCATTATGCCTCCACAAAATCTAAGCGATCTTCAGTCGGCTGCGGTTTTAACCTATGTTTATAAAAAATTTGCGGGCAAGGATGTTGCTGTCTCAGCCGAAGAAGTAAAAAAAGTTAGAGCCGCAAAGAAATAG
- a CDS encoding formylglycine-generating enzyme family protein, whose amino-acid sequence MKINKINIVLIFFVLMSYSSFAQNKKINANEEMVFIKGGIYTPLYISKKEGPGVEVTPFFIDKYAVTNSQFLKFVKENPRWQRSKAKKLFADENYLSSWKDDLELGENVLPNGPVTNISWFAAKAYCEYYKKRLPSVAEWELVAKASVKQADGSKDQNYIKQILEWYSQPTTEKISPVGSRGKNYWGIYDMHGLVWEWTSDFFSSLVTGESRGDSGLERNLFCGSGSVNASDFKNYPAFMRSAFRSSLKANYTTSNLGFRCAKDYK is encoded by the coding sequence ATGAAAATTAATAAAATCAATATCGTTTTAATCTTTTTTGTTTTGATGAGCTATTCTTCATTCGCTCAGAACAAAAAAATAAATGCTAATGAAGAGATGGTGTTTATTAAAGGCGGTATTTATACGCCACTTTACATTTCGAAAAAAGAAGGTCCCGGAGTTGAAGTTACGCCGTTCTTCATTGATAAATACGCGGTAACAAACTCACAGTTTTTAAAGTTTGTTAAAGAGAATCCCAGATGGCAGAGATCAAAAGCAAAAAAACTTTTTGCCGATGAGAACTATTTAAGCAGCTGGAAAGACGATTTAGAATTAGGGGAAAATGTTCTGCCAAACGGTCCGGTAACGAATATTTCATGGTTTGCAGCAAAAGCCTATTGCGAGTACTACAAAAAAAGATTGCCCTCTGTGGCAGAATGGGAATTAGTGGCAAAAGCAAGCGTAAAACAAGCGGACGGATCTAAAGATCAGAACTATATCAAACAAATTTTAGAATGGTACTCACAACCGACAACTGAAAAAATTTCTCCAGTAGGTTCAAGAGGAAAAAATTATTGGGGCATCTACGATATGCACGGGTTGGTTTGGGAATGGACATCAGATTTCTTTAGTTCACTTGTCACAGGAGAATCCCGTGGTGACAGCGGATTAGAAAGAAATCTTTTTTGCGGTAGCGGATCTGTGAATGCATCCGATTTCAAAAACTACCCGGCATTCATGCGCTCTGCATTCAGAAGCAGTTTGAAAGCAAATTACACGACGAGCAATCTCGGTTTTCGTTGTGCGAAAGATTACAAATAA
- a CDS encoding SCO family protein, with product MKKALIISATVSVVLLGVVLYLLIGVKNVESAPLKEVKQSSSEVKSCCANLKNDKANDNSIYQLESVWKTESGNKITLNNLKGKKQIMAMIFANCTYACPLIVNDMKKIESKIKQNDVDFLLVSIDSKRDTPEALTQYAKNNKLDMKRWHLLTGDENGISELAAVLGFKYKKEPDGSFSHSNIINVLDENGVVTYQHFGLNQDVQDVIEEINKNKEQ from the coding sequence ATGAAAAAAGCATTAATAATTTCAGCGACTGTAAGCGTGGTTCTTCTTGGCGTTGTTCTTTATTTATTAATTGGAGTAAAAAATGTTGAAAGTGCCCCGCTTAAAGAAGTAAAACAATCATCGTCGGAAGTTAAATCATGTTGTGCAAATTTAAAAAATGATAAAGCTAATGATAATTCAATTTACCAATTGGAATCCGTTTGGAAAACCGAATCCGGAAATAAAATTACTCTGAATAATTTAAAAGGCAAAAAACAAATAATGGCGATGATCTTTGCAAACTGCACTTATGCTTGTCCGTTAATTGTAAACGATATGAAAAAAATTGAATCCAAAATTAAACAGAATGATGTAGACTTTCTTTTGGTCTCAATTGATTCAAAACGCGATACTCCGGAAGCATTAACTCAATATGCAAAGAACAACAAACTTGACATGAAACGATGGCATCTGCTAACCGGTGATGAAAACGGTATTAGCGAGCTGGCAGCTGTCTTAGGATTCAAATACAAAAAAGAACCTGACGGAAGTTTTTCACATTCAAACATTATTAATGTTTTGGATGAAAATGGAGTAGTGACATATCAGCATTTTGGACTGAATCAGGATGTTCAAGATGTAATAGAAGAAATTAATAAAAATAAGGAGCAGTAA
- the ric gene encoding iron-sulfur cluster repair di-iron protein: protein MNTLSVKSTNDFSLLKVKDVVAENFYAVELFEKFGIDFCCNGNRSLQEALKEKQISNNKFLEELNKVNQSISSESQRYTEWDLNFLAQYIVNNHHTYVKNAIPEITAHLEKVKSAHGKKYSYISEIQNIFALVAEELTNHMMKEERILFPIVKYLTESQRFNEKPKTGGYGTIKNPIRQMEAEHVSAGGAMEKIRALTNNYSLPADACTTFQVTYKELDEFEKDLHKHVHLENNILFPRAIELEELLLKI, encoded by the coding sequence ATGAATACATTATCAGTAAAATCAACTAACGACTTTTCACTTTTGAAAGTGAAGGACGTTGTAGCGGAGAATTTTTATGCGGTAGAGTTATTCGAAAAATTTGGAATCGATTTTTGTTGTAACGGAAACCGGTCTCTGCAGGAAGCACTTAAAGAAAAACAAATTTCAAACAACAAATTTCTTGAAGAACTTAACAAGGTAAATCAATCTATTTCGTCCGAGAGCCAGCGTTATACCGAGTGGGATTTGAATTTTCTGGCACAGTATATTGTTAACAATCACCATACATATGTAAAAAATGCAATTCCAGAGATTACCGCGCATCTTGAAAAAGTTAAGAGCGCACACGGGAAAAAATATTCATACATTTCAGAGATTCAAAACATATTTGCTCTTGTTGCCGAAGAATTGACTAATCACATGATGAAAGAGGAGCGCATTCTCTTCCCGATCGTAAAATATTTAACGGAATCTCAAAGATTTAACGAGAAACCTAAAACCGGCGGATACGGAACAATTAAGAATCCAATCAGGCAGATGGAAGCTGAACACGTCTCTGCAGGCGGCGCAATGGAAAAGATTAGAGCTCTTACTAATAACTATTCTTTACCGGCGGATGCATGCACGACTTTCCAGGTAACATATAAAGAACTTGACGAATTTGAGAAAGATCTGCACAAGCATGTTCATCTGGAAAACAATATTTTATTTCCACGAGCAATTGAGCTTGAAGAATTACTCTTGAAAATTTGA
- a CDS encoding carboxymuconolactone decarboxylase family protein: MRLDWYKTSPEGYKAMLGLQQVVDQNSLDHKLLELVKIRASQINGCAHCLDMHTKDAIALGESEQRIHVLSAWKEAPFYSPRERAALAWCEVLTLISESGAPENIYKEAESLFSPEELVELTLAIVTINSWNRLAVGFRSEVGNYVSHLSAK, translated from the coding sequence ATGCGTTTAGATTGGTATAAAACATCACCCGAAGGATATAAAGCAATGTTGGGCTTACAACAGGTAGTTGACCAAAACAGTCTTGACCACAAACTTCTAGAATTGGTTAAAATTAGAGCATCCCAGATTAACGGCTGTGCTCATTGCCTTGATATGCATACAAAAGATGCAATTGCACTTGGCGAAAGCGAACAAAGAATTCACGTATTGTCTGCTTGGAAAGAGGCTCCATTTTATTCTCCGCGTGAACGCGCTGCTCTTGCATGGTGTGAAGTATTAACACTTATATCTGAATCCGGTGCACCCGAGAATATTTACAAAGAAGCTGAGAGTCTGTTTTCACCTGAAGAATTGGTTGAATTAACATTGGCTATAGTTACAATTAATAGTTGGAACCGACTAGCAGTTGGATTTCGATCCGAAGTTGGAAATTATGTTTCGCACCTATCAGCAAAATAA
- a CDS encoding DUF488 domain-containing protein, translating to MNKLEDKIIWTIGHSTKTLDEFIGNLKTFDIKLIADVRSLPGSSKFPQFNKENLMVSLPANEINYIHIPNLGGRRKVNKNSKNTAWQHAAFRGYADYMETANFKIGIDELIFIAEKNRTAIMCAEVLWWKCHRSLIADYLKLNDWKVIHILSNHKTEEHPFTQPAKIKNGKLDYSSEELSENKTE from the coding sequence ATGAACAAATTAGAAGATAAAATTATCTGGACAATCGGTCATTCAACTAAAACTTTAGATGAATTTATTGGTAATCTCAAGACGTTTGATATAAAATTAATTGCGGACGTACGTAGTCTTCCAGGTTCGAGTAAATTTCCCCAATTCAATAAAGAAAATCTCATGGTATCTCTTCCGGCGAATGAGATCAATTATATTCATATTCCTAATCTTGGCGGCAGAAGAAAAGTTAATAAAAATTCTAAAAATACAGCTTGGCAGCATGCCGCTTTTCGCGGTTATGCGGATTATATGGAAACAGCAAACTTTAAAATTGGTATTGATGAATTAATTTTTATTGCCGAGAAAAATAGAACAGCAATCATGTGTGCCGAAGTTCTCTGGTGGAAATGTCATCGTTCACTGATTGCAGATTACCTGAAATTAAATGATTGGAAAGTTATTCATATCCTATCAAATCATAAAACAGAAGAACACCCATTCACGCAACCGGCAAAAATAAAAAATGGTAAACTTGATTATTCCTCTGAAGAATTATCAGAGAATAAAACTGAGTAA
- a CDS encoding DUF6448 family protein, whose translation MLLNSKYLRMLFYASFIFIFSNTVSAHCDSMEGPVVKASQKALETGNINYVLVWVKAGDEKEIKSLFDKVLRVRKAGGEAKELAVMYFFETVVRLHRMGEGEGYTGLKPIGYKPEKGIAEADIAIEKKSVKNILAHLDKKDHSKVNELFNLVQAKTDYNVNDVKAGREYVEAYVHFIHFIEELYGTNDNGKKGHNKH comes from the coding sequence ATGTTACTCAATTCAAAATATTTACGGATGTTATTCTATGCATCATTCATTTTCATCTTTTCAAACACGGTTTCTGCTCATTGTGATTCTATGGAAGGTCCTGTTGTTAAGGCTTCTCAAAAAGCTCTTGAGACTGGAAACATTAATTATGTTTTAGTATGGGTGAAAGCTGGAGATGAGAAAGAGATAAAGAGTTTGTTTGACAAAGTTTTACGCGTTAGAAAAGCGGGCGGAGAGGCAAAGGAATTAGCTGTGATGTATTTCTTTGAAACTGTTGTGAGGCTTCACAGAATGGGTGAAGGTGAAGGTTATACCGGTTTGAAGCCAATCGGCTATAAGCCCGAAAAAGGAATTGCAGAAGCAGATATTGCAATAGAGAAAAAATCTGTGAAAAATATCTTAGCTCATCTAGACAAAAAAGATCACTCTAAAGTGAACGAATTGTTCAACTTGGTTCAGGCTAAGACAGACTATAATGTGAATGATGTAAAAGCGGGAAGAGAATATGTTGAAGCTTATGTTCATTTCATCCATTTTATTGAAGAACTTTATGGCACTAATGATAATGGTAAGAAAGGACACAATAAACATTGA
- a CDS encoding cupin domain-containing protein, whose protein sequence is MAEDTNESMNDLSPKELINEVQYQSNSIVSKQILKKTNGNITLFAFDKDEALTEHTSPYEAVVYIIDGKMEIRIAGNPYDVRAGEIIVMPPNIPHGLKAIQKSKMILIMIK, encoded by the coding sequence ATGGCCGAAGATACAAATGAATCAATGAATGATCTTTCACCCAAGGAATTAATAAACGAAGTTCAATATCAATCGAACTCAATCGTGAGCAAACAGATCCTTAAAAAAACGAATGGAAATATTACTCTCTTTGCATTCGATAAAGATGAAGCATTAACCGAACATACTTCTCCTTATGAAGCTGTTGTTTATATAATTGACGGCAAAATGGAAATTAGAATTGCCGGAAATCCTTATGACGTTAGAGCTGGTGAAATAATTGTAATGCCGCCAAATATTCCACACGGGTTGAAGGCGATTCAAAAATCAAAGATGATTTTAATCATGATTAAATAA